One region of Acidobacteriota bacterium genomic DNA includes:
- a CDS encoding DUF3500 domain-containing protein produces MKVSARFIPIIVFAFGIATLGAVTMQDNAGQTAAMTKAAQAFVETLTAEQKTAVMFPFNGEDRLDWHFIPRERKGVALKTMTEEQQAAGLALVQASLSAEGYDKAERIRQLEQILFEREGRDIRDTELYFFMIFGEPSDSGTWGWRYEGHHISHSWTVINGALSSTTPQFFGTNPAYVREGSEAGERVLNAEDYLARTLLGSLSSEQLADAIVADEAPDDILTTSDREAAMQEDVGVAYSALNGDQQATLWALIEEYAAVQPAPVAAERLSKVRAAGLDNIKFAWMGSVMQDEPHYYRVQGPTFLIEYDNVQNTANHVHSVWRDFDGDFGRDLLAEHYQQYPHGVETVNAN; encoded by the coding sequence ATGAAGGTTTCGGCCCGTTTCATTCCGATCATCGTCTTCGCGTTCGGCATCGCCACGCTCGGCGCGGTCACCATGCAGGACAACGCCGGCCAGACCGCTGCCATGACGAAGGCCGCCCAGGCGTTCGTCGAAACACTGACGGCGGAGCAGAAGACCGCCGTGATGTTCCCGTTCAACGGCGAAGATCGCCTTGACTGGCATTTCATCCCCCGCGAGCGCAAGGGTGTGGCGCTCAAGACGATGACCGAGGAGCAGCAGGCAGCCGGGCTGGCGCTGGTCCAGGCGAGCCTGAGCGCCGAGGGCTACGACAAGGCGGAGCGGATCCGCCAGCTCGAGCAGATCCTCTTCGAGCGGGAGGGGCGTGATATCCGCGACACGGAGCTCTACTTCTTCATGATCTTCGGTGAGCCGTCGGACAGCGGGACGTGGGGCTGGCGCTACGAAGGGCACCACATTTCGCACAGCTGGACGGTAATCAACGGCGCCCTCAGCTCGACCACGCCACAGTTCTTCGGCACGAATCCCGCCTACGTCCGTGAGGGTTCGGAGGCCGGCGAGCGGGTGCTGAACGCGGAGGACTACCTGGCCCGGACGCTGCTCGGGTCGCTGTCCAGCGAGCAGCTCGCCGACGCGATCGTCGCCGACGAGGCGCCGGACGACATCCTGACGACCTCGGACCGCGAAGCGGCCATGCAGGAGGATGTGGGCGTCGCCTATTCCGCGTTGAACGGCGACCAGCAGGCGACCCTCTGGGCCCTCATCGAGGAATACGCCGCAGTTCAGCCCGCGCCGGTCGCCGCCGAGCGGCTCTCGAAGGTGCGGGCGGCCGGCCTCGACAACATCAAGTTCGCCTGGATGGGAAGCGTCATGCAGGATGAACCCCACTACTACCGGGTGCAGGGGCCGACGTTCCTGATCGAGTACGACAACGTGCAGAACACGGCGAACCACGTCCACTCGGTCTGGCGCGATTTCGACGGGGACTTCGGGCGCGACCTGCTGGCCGAGCACTACCAGCAGTACCCGCACGGCGTCGAAACCGTCAACGCCAACTAG
- a CDS encoding carbohydrate binding family 9 domain-containing protein, producing MISRASVAQAPAAALVAVAVLTGPIVAVTQEPSVSAGTPAPQPTEAAAPAVPIDGPPPPVPPAVISRDGGQATIRAIRLATPLRVDGRLDEPVYETVAPVSDFIQQLPDEGARATERTDAWVMFDEENLYISGRCWESAPPEEWVATELRRDAFNMLNNDLFGFLIDTFYDRRNALLFYANPIGGFVDQAITNEGNPNRDWNPVWDVQTGRFDGGWTIEMVVPFKSLRYRPGREQVWGIQLRRTVMRKNEWSYLTLIPISAAGFGGRGGVFRVSAAGTLVGLEAPPVSRNLEIKPYAIGGVTTDLTAATPRVNDGSGDGGVDVKYGLTQNLTADFTYNTDFAQVEVDEQQVNLTRFNLFFPEKREFFLEGRGIFEFARGSFRTARSLRRQSVFGGGDAPTIFYSRRIGLQGREVVPILGGGRLTGKVGAFDVGVMNIQTERLADAGVAGTNFSVLRIKRDLLRRSSVGMIATNRSVSLAGDGANQAIGADAVFSFFDSVNLLGYYARTRTGGLTGRDTSYQARFDYGADRYGFELDHLLVEDNFRPEVGFVRRDNFRRTSVSGRFSPRPATIEAVRQFVLEGSFDYFLTADSGSLETRQAQLAFQTEFENSDQVGVRVSDSYELVREPFSPGRGVSIPAGAYRFSDAQVTYALGPQRPLQGRVDVTAGGYFGGAIRSIGISRGRMDLFPNFSVEPSLSFNWIELPHASARTDLAVTRVNYTFSPRMFFSGLLQYNSTNHTVGTNLRLRWEYTPGSELFVVYTEEQNIEPLRPDRYAELRNRGFVVKVTRLFR from the coding sequence ATGATCTCCCGTGCCAGCGTCGCCCAGGCGCCGGCGGCTGCGCTGGTAGCGGTGGCTGTCCTCACCGGTCCAATCGTCGCCGTCACGCAGGAGCCGTCCGTCTCCGCCGGCACGCCGGCGCCGCAACCCACCGAGGCCGCCGCGCCCGCGGTCCCCATCGACGGGCCGCCCCCGCCGGTTCCGCCGGCCGTGATCTCCCGGGACGGAGGGCAGGCGACCATCCGCGCCATCCGGCTCGCCACGCCGTTGCGGGTGGACGGACGGTTGGACGAACCGGTTTACGAGACGGTCGCGCCGGTCTCCGACTTTATTCAGCAGCTACCCGATGAAGGCGCCCGCGCCACCGAGCGGACGGACGCCTGGGTGATGTTCGACGAGGAGAACCTCTACATCTCCGGCCGCTGCTGGGAGAGCGCGCCGCCGGAGGAATGGGTGGCGACCGAGTTGCGGCGCGACGCGTTCAACATGCTGAACAACGACCTGTTCGGCTTTCTGATCGACACCTTCTACGACCGGCGCAACGCGCTTCTCTTCTACGCCAACCCGATCGGCGGCTTCGTCGATCAGGCGATTACGAACGAGGGCAATCCGAACCGCGACTGGAACCCGGTCTGGGACGTGCAGACGGGACGGTTCGACGGAGGCTGGACGATCGAGATGGTCGTGCCGTTCAAGTCGCTCCGCTACCGTCCGGGACGCGAGCAGGTGTGGGGCATCCAGCTCCGCCGCACCGTGATGCGCAAGAACGAGTGGTCCTACCTCACGCTGATCCCGATTTCCGCCGCCGGGTTCGGCGGGCGGGGCGGCGTCTTTCGCGTTTCCGCGGCGGGAACGCTGGTGGGACTCGAAGCGCCGCCGGTCAGCCGGAACCTGGAGATCAAGCCGTACGCCATTGGCGGCGTGACCACGGATCTGACGGCGGCCACGCCGCGCGTCAATGACGGTAGCGGAGACGGCGGAGTGGACGTCAAGTACGGCCTGACGCAGAACCTGACCGCCGACTTCACCTACAACACCGACTTTGCCCAGGTGGAAGTGGACGAACAGCAGGTGAACCTGACGCGGTTCAACTTGTTCTTTCCGGAAAAGCGGGAGTTCTTCCTCGAGGGACGCGGCATCTTCGAGTTCGCGCGCGGCAGCTTCCGGACGGCGCGCAGCCTGCGCCGGCAGAGCGTGTTCGGTGGCGGCGACGCGCCGACCATCTTCTACAGCCGGCGGATCGGCCTGCAGGGACGCGAAGTCGTGCCGATTCTGGGCGGCGGACGGCTGACCGGGAAGGTGGGCGCGTTCGACGTCGGCGTGATGAACATCCAGACCGAGCGGCTGGCGGACGCCGGTGTCGCCGGGACGAACTTCAGCGTGCTGCGCATCAAGCGCGACCTGCTGCGCCGCAGCAGCGTCGGCATGATCGCGACGAACCGGTCGGTCTCGCTGGCGGGAGACGGCGCGAACCAGGCGATCGGGGCCGATGCGGTCTTCTCGTTCTTCGACAGCGTCAACCTGCTCGGCTACTACGCGCGGACCCGAACCGGCGGGCTCACCGGTCGTGACACCAGCTACCAGGCGCGTTTCGACTACGGCGCGGACCGGTACGGCTTCGAGCTGGACCATCTGCTGGTGGAGGACAATTTCCGTCCCGAGGTAGGCTTCGTTCGCCGGGATAACTTCCGGCGGACGTCGGTCTCCGGCCGCTTCAGTCCCCGCCCGGCAACCATCGAGGCGGTGCGGCAGTTCGTCCTCGAAGGGAGCTTCGACTACTTCCTGACGGCCGACAGCGGCAGCCTCGAGACCCGCCAGGCGCAGTTGGCGTTCCAGACCGAGTTCGAGAACAGCGATCAGGTCGGTGTCCGGGTCAGCGACAGTTACGAGCTGGTGCGCGAACCCTTCTCCCCGGGACGTGGCGTTTCCATTCCGGCCGGCGCGTATCGCTTCAGCGACGCGCAGGTTACCTACGCGCTCGGCCCCCAGCGGCCGCTGCAGGGCCGCGTCGACGTGACGGCCGGCGGCTATTTCGGCGGCGCCATCCGGTCGATCGGCATTAGCCGGGGCCGGATGGACCTCTTTCCCAACTTCTCCGTCGAACCGAGCCTTTCGTTCAACTGGATCGAGCTTCCGCACGCTTCCGCCCGGACCGACCTGGCCGTGACCCGGGTCAACTACACCTTTTCGCCCCGCATGTTCTTCAGCGGCCTTCTCCAGTACAACTCGACGAATCACACCGTCGGAACCAACCTCCGCCTTCGTTGGGAGTACACGCCGGGCAGCGAGCTGTTCGTCGTCTACACGGAGGAACAGAACATCGAACCGCTTCGACCGGATCGCTACGCGGAGCTTCGCAATCGGGGCTTCGTGGTCAAGGTGACCCGGCTGTTCCGGTGA
- a CDS encoding methylenetetrahydrofolate reductase [NAD(P)H] — protein sequence MRRIPDIYAAKRATGRPVVSVEFFPPKTPAGEDRLFDEVLPALGEAPPDYCSVTYGAGGGTRGRTLQIVDRMQREHGLTAMAHVTCVSFTRGGMQTFLDEAATLGIENILALRGDPPADQPNFRRPEGGFDYASDLIGVIRRTRSDEFAVGCAGFPEGHPDCAEGKHADWGHLKTKVDAGAEFVLTQLFFDNAYYFEMVDYVTGALGVTVPITPGILPILNTKQIKRFTALCGATLPPPLLAELDRLGDDDASVTAFGIDYATRQCEALLAAGAPGLHLYGLNRAHSPLAILRNLGLAQQPASA from the coding sequence GTGAGGCGAATTCCCGATATCTACGCGGCGAAGCGCGCCACGGGACGCCCGGTGGTCTCCGTCGAGTTCTTTCCCCCGAAAACGCCGGCGGGAGAAGACCGGCTGTTCGATGAGGTGCTGCCGGCGCTGGGCGAGGCGCCTCCCGACTATTGCTCGGTCACCTACGGCGCCGGCGGCGGCACGCGTGGACGCACGCTGCAGATCGTCGACCGGATGCAGCGGGAGCACGGGCTGACGGCGATGGCGCACGTCACCTGCGTCAGCTTCACCCGCGGCGGCATGCAGACGTTTCTCGACGAGGCGGCCACCCTCGGTATCGAGAACATTCTGGCCCTCCGGGGCGATCCACCCGCGGACCAGCCCAACTTCCGCCGCCCGGAAGGCGGCTTCGACTACGCGTCCGACCTGATCGGCGTCATCCGCCGGACCCGTTCCGATGAGTTCGCGGTCGGATGCGCCGGGTTCCCGGAAGGACACCCCGACTGCGCGGAGGGGAAGCACGCCGACTGGGGCCACCTCAAGACCAAGGTCGACGCGGGTGCCGAGTTCGTCCTGACGCAACTCTTTTTCGACAACGCCTACTACTTCGAGATGGTCGACTATGTGACCGGCGCGCTCGGCGTAACGGTGCCGATCACGCCGGGCATCCTCCCCATCCTGAACACGAAGCAGATAAAGCGCTTCACCGCCCTGTGCGGCGCCACGCTTCCGCCGCCGCTCCTCGCGGAGCTCGATCGCCTCGGCGACGACGACGCGTCGGTCACCGCCTTCGGTATCGACTACGCCACCCGCCAGTGCGAAGCGCTACTCGCCGCCGGCGCCCCCGGCCTGCACCTCTATGGTCTCAACCGCGCCCATTCGCCGCTGGCCATCCTCCGGAACCTGGGGCTGGCCCAGCAACCGGCGTCGGCGTGA
- a CDS encoding oligopeptide transporter, OPT family — MASSPDGSSRPFVPFVPESSDLPELTFRAVLLGTAMAIVLGTANAYLGMRAGLTVAATFPAAVVAMAALRILGGSILEENMARTTASVGEALVAGAIFTIPAFVISGVWDELRYWESTAIMLVGGVLGVLFIIILRRTLVVEAELPYPESVAAAELVKAGQGGRQTGAAYVFKAMGVAGAWELVKNSNGVTLVSDSATAFVSLGRSTIEMLGQQISYVGGFLLQSPAASPALVGVGFIVGPRIAATLFAGAVMSWLLLVPLGLYLNPELAAQATDPAAFEALSTEIWLRQVRPLAVGTMIVAAFYTLFKLRTSLIQGIGRAFGDIGATHGAGNGRQDTDINFRKVGIGIAALSVPLFGLYWYFSESFGGAILLTIMMVILGFLFAAVAGYLVGLLGSSNNPISGLTLSTLLIAAIVMVGIGVTGSSGILGVLAVAGVVCCACGISGDMLQDLKVGHILGGTPWKMQVGELIGVTVAAMVLIWPMILMDQVYEIGSPELPAPQAGLMALISQGIVGGEMAWPLVLTGMALAGVLILIEAPSPMLIAVGMYLPFPSTAGIFVGGLVSWWLSRSLRERQATDAERTRATNTGVLLSSGFIAGEALMAVLLAFVVGASAALPWLVLPQFANSALGGALVFILLYYMLIRMPLNAMRGGGK, encoded by the coding sequence ATGGCGTCGTCGCCGGACGGCTCGTCCCGGCCCTTCGTCCCGTTCGTTCCCGAGAGCTCCGACCTGCCGGAGCTGACGTTCCGCGCCGTCCTGCTGGGAACGGCGATGGCGATCGTGCTCGGCACCGCTAACGCCTACCTCGGCATGCGCGCCGGCCTGACGGTGGCGGCCACCTTCCCGGCCGCGGTCGTCGCCATGGCGGCGCTCCGGATCCTGGGCGGGTCGATTCTCGAGGAGAACATGGCGCGGACGACCGCGTCAGTCGGCGAGGCGCTGGTGGCCGGCGCCATCTTCACGATCCCCGCCTTCGTCATCAGCGGCGTCTGGGACGAGCTGCGCTACTGGGAGAGCACCGCCATCATGCTGGTGGGCGGCGTGCTGGGCGTGCTCTTCATCATCATCCTGCGCCGCACCCTCGTGGTCGAGGCGGAGCTGCCGTACCCCGAGTCGGTGGCCGCCGCAGAGCTGGTGAAGGCGGGGCAGGGCGGACGGCAGACCGGCGCCGCCTACGTCTTCAAGGCGATGGGGGTGGCGGGTGCGTGGGAGTTGGTCAAGAACAGCAATGGCGTGACGCTGGTGTCGGATTCCGCCACGGCGTTCGTTTCCCTCGGCCGCTCGACGATCGAAATGCTGGGGCAGCAGATCAGCTATGTGGGCGGGTTCCTGCTGCAGTCGCCGGCCGCGTCGCCGGCGCTCGTCGGCGTCGGCTTCATCGTCGGCCCGCGGATTGCCGCGACACTGTTCGCGGGCGCCGTGATGAGCTGGCTCCTGCTGGTGCCGCTCGGTCTGTATCTCAATCCCGAGCTCGCCGCGCAGGCAACCGATCCCGCCGCGTTCGAAGCGCTCAGCACCGAGATCTGGCTCCGGCAGGTTCGGCCCCTCGCGGTCGGAACGATGATCGTTGCGGCGTTCTACACCCTCTTCAAGTTGCGGACGTCGCTGATCCAGGGGATCGGCCGGGCGTTCGGCGATATCGGCGCGACACACGGGGCGGGGAACGGACGGCAGGATACCGACATCAATTTCCGCAAGGTGGGAATTGGCATCGCGGCCCTCTCCGTTCCTCTCTTCGGCCTCTACTGGTACTTCAGCGAGAGCTTCGGCGGCGCGATCCTGCTGACGATCATGATGGTGATCCTCGGCTTCCTCTTCGCCGCGGTCGCCGGCTACCTGGTGGGCCTGCTGGGCAGCTCCAACAACCCCATCAGCGGTCTGACGCTCAGCACCCTCCTGATCGCCGCCATCGTGATGGTCGGGATTGGCGTCACCGGGTCCAGCGGCATCCTCGGCGTGCTGGCGGTGGCGGGAGTGGTCTGTTGCGCGTGCGGCATCTCCGGGGACATGCTGCAGGACCTGAAGGTGGGGCACATCCTGGGCGGCACGCCCTGGAAGATGCAGGTGGGCGAGCTGATCGGCGTGACCGTCGCCGCCATGGTGCTGATCTGGCCGATGATCCTGATGGATCAGGTCTACGAGATTGGCAGCCCGGAGTTGCCGGCGCCGCAGGCGGGACTGATGGCGCTCATATCGCAGGGGATCGTCGGCGGCGAGATGGCGTGGCCGCTGGTGCTTACCGGGATGGCGCTGGCCGGTGTCCTGATTCTCATCGAGGCGCCGTCGCCGATGCTCATCGCGGTCGGCATGTACCTGCCGTTCCCCTCCACGGCCGGGATCTTCGTGGGCGGTCTCGTAAGCTGGTGGCTGTCGCGGTCTCTGAGGGAGCGGCAGGCGACGGACGCGGAGCGCACGCGCGCCACCAATACCGGCGTGCTGCTCTCGTCCGGGTTCATTGCCGGGGAAGCGCTGATGGCGGTCCTGCTGGCGTTCGTCGTCGGGGCGAGCGCGGCGCTGCCGTGGCTCGTTCTGCCACAGTTCGCGAACAGCGCGCTGGGTGGCGCGCTGGTCTTCATCCTGCTCTACTACATGCTGATCCGGATGCCGCTGAACGCGATGCGCGGCGGCGGAAAGTGA
- a CDS encoding PqqD family protein gives MARSATVREQRAGWRAGLHPALLHADPDAAERDARRRKVSPIPPRPAQDLETRAGAQASGASPSDAAGAVSADAIAFWSSRPRRCLGWRELDDGRCVVLRPQFGEGTIGRWLASKLGDPCYRIRLDDVGTFIWKACDGETPLTEIAGRLRRAFGERVEPAEERLARFVRSMLRSRMIDV, from the coding sequence GTGGCTCGTTCTGCCACAGTTCGCGAACAGCGCGCTGGGTGGCGCGCTGGTCTTCATCCTGCTCTACTACATGCTGATCCGGATGCCGCTGAACGCGATGCGCGGCGGCGGAAAGTGAGCCCGATACCGCCACGCCCGGCCCAGGATCTCGAAACCCGCGCCGGGGCGCAAGCCTCCGGAGCCTCGCCCTCGGATGCCGCCGGGGCGGTGTCTGCGGATGCCATCGCCTTCTGGAGTTCCCGCCCGCGTCGCTGCCTCGGCTGGCGCGAGCTGGATGACGGGCGGTGCGTCGTTCTGCGTCCGCAGTTCGGCGAGGGGACCATCGGCCGCTGGTTGGCCTCGAAGCTGGGCGATCCCTGTTATCGCATACGCCTCGACGACGTCGGGACCTTCATCTGGAAGGCGTGCGACGGCGAGACGCCGCTGACGGAGATCGCGGGGCGCCTGCGCCGAGCGTTCGGCGAGCGCGTCGAGCCGGCCGAGGAACGGCTGGCGCGGTTCGTGCGTTCGATGCTGCGGTCGCGGATGATCGACGTGTAA
- a CDS encoding type II toxin-antitoxin system VapC family toxin, whose translation MMYIDASVALAHLFLEDRRPPADFWENTLTASRLLQYEIWTVLHAGAFAESHGDAATALLGRIALLELSPPVLSRALGAFPVSVRTLDALHLASADYLRQEGQTVELATYDRRMADATRTMGIPLVNLPA comes from the coding sequence GTGATGTACATCGACGCGTCGGTCGCGTTGGCGCACCTCTTCCTTGAGGATCGACGGCCGCCGGCCGACTTCTGGGAAAACACGCTGACCGCCAGTCGCCTCCTCCAATACGAGATCTGGACCGTCCTGCACGCCGGCGCGTTCGCCGAATCCCACGGCGATGCCGCCACTGCGCTCCTCGGACGTATCGCCCTGTTGGAGCTGTCGCCGCCCGTTCTCTCTCGCGCGCTCGGCGCATTTCCCGTGTCCGTCCGGACCCTCGACGCCCTGCATCTGGCGTCAGCCGACTATCTGCGTCAGGAGGGACAGACCGTCGAGCTCGCCACCTACGACCGCCGGATGGCGGACGCCACCCGTACGATGGGTATCCCGTTGGTCAACCTGCCAGCCTGA
- a CDS encoding prevent-host-death protein, with translation MRSVGLKVLNNKLSEYVRLAASGETVLVTDRDRVVAEIVPPRAERSPILADALLADMVRKGVLTPPAAPGVGPPPAPKPIMQMEELLAMLDEARSDR, from the coding sequence ATGCGATCCGTCGGGCTGAAGGTGCTCAACAACAAGCTGAGCGAATACGTGCGCTTGGCGGCCTCGGGCGAGACCGTGCTCGTGACGGACCGCGACCGCGTCGTCGCGGAGATCGTGCCCCCACGTGCCGAACGGAGCCCCATCCTCGCAGACGCTCTGCTCGCGGACATGGTGCGCAAGGGCGTTCTGACGCCTCCGGCAGCGCCCGGCGTGGGGCCGCCCCCGGCGCCGAAGCCGATCATGCAGATGGAAGAACTCCTCGCGATGCTGGACGAGGCTCGAAGCGACCGGTGA
- a CDS encoding paraslipin: MEAGLIVALVLAGAAIVVIVKTAVVVPQQNAYIVENLGKYSRTLESGFAILIPFVERVAYRHSLKERAVDVEEQICITADNVQVGVDGVLYLQVMDARKASYGIGNYLFAISQLAQTTLRSEIGKIELDRTFEERSHINLRVVEELDEASNPWGVKVLRYEIKNINPPHDVLSAMEKQMRAEREKRATILQSEGERDAKVNQAEGEKQRVIKESEAAKQQQINEAEGEAAAILAVAEATAEGLKKVAEALNAEGGDKAMQLRVAENYLEQFGNLAQEGNTLIVPSNLSDVASMIGAATSVVKEVSDASGKG; this comes from the coding sequence ATGGAAGCGGGTTTGATTGTCGCCCTGGTGCTCGCCGGCGCCGCCATCGTCGTCATCGTGAAGACGGCGGTGGTCGTGCCGCAACAGAATGCCTACATCGTCGAGAACCTCGGGAAGTACTCGCGGACCCTGGAATCGGGATTCGCCATCCTGATTCCCTTCGTCGAGCGGGTCGCTTATCGGCACAGCCTGAAGGAGCGCGCGGTCGATGTCGAGGAGCAGATCTGCATCACCGCGGACAACGTGCAGGTTGGTGTCGACGGCGTTCTCTACCTGCAGGTCATGGACGCGCGCAAGGCGTCCTACGGCATCGGCAACTACCTGTTCGCCATCTCGCAGCTCGCCCAGACCACCCTGCGTAGCGAGATTGGCAAGATCGAGCTGGACAGGACCTTCGAGGAGCGCAGCCACATCAACCTGCGGGTCGTCGAGGAGCTCGACGAGGCGTCCAATCCGTGGGGCGTGAAGGTGCTGCGCTACGAGATCAAGAACATCAACCCGCCGCACGACGTGCTGAGCGCGATGGAGAAGCAGATGCGCGCCGAGCGGGAGAAGCGCGCGACCATCCTCCAGTCGGAGGGTGAGCGTGACGCCAAGGTCAACCAGGCCGAGGGCGAGAAGCAGCGCGTGATCAAGGAGTCCGAGGCGGCCAAGCAGCAGCAGATCAACGAGGCGGAGGGTGAGGCGGCCGCCATCCTGGCTGTCGCGGAGGCAACGGCGGAAGGGTTGAAGAAGGTGGCCGAAGCGCTCAACGCGGAGGGCGGCGACAAGGCGATGCAGCTCCGCGTGGCCGAGAACTACCTGGAACAGTTCGGCAACCTCGCGCAGGAAGGCAATACCCTGATCGTGCCGTCCAATCTGAGTGACGTGGCTTCCATGATCGGCGCCGCCACGTCCGTCGTGAAGGAGGTATCGGATGCGAGCGGCAAGGGGTAG
- a CDS encoding sulfurtransferase FdhD translates to MMPSRTVLSPALRAVTVRRRGEHQVEDLVVVEEPLEIRLDGKPLVVTMRTPGDDEELAAGFLHAEGLIADAAGIASLRAVAGDGSSGLGGQAHIRVTRFAGDRVEIVRAESRVEPALTAMDREREFRATAACGVCGKSSIDELNQEVARVKPVEAMPALIDRLEALPSRLRAAQSLFDATGGIHAAGIFSMDGELSCVREDIGRHNAVDKVIGHYVLRNEMPLDDRILVVSGRAGFELVQKALAARIPLMVAVGAASSVAVDMASAAGMTLYSFAGRGRGNLHLPPEDQDRQEPTP, encoded by the coding sequence ATGATGCCGTCCAGAACCGTCCTCTCGCCCGCGCTGAGAGCGGTGACGGTGCGCCGGCGCGGAGAACACCAGGTCGAAGACCTGGTCGTCGTCGAGGAACCCCTGGAAATCCGGCTCGACGGCAAACCGCTTGTCGTTACCATGCGCACGCCGGGTGACGACGAGGAGCTCGCTGCCGGATTCCTCCACGCCGAGGGTCTGATAGCGGACGCGGCCGGAATCGCGTCACTCCGCGCGGTGGCCGGCGACGGCTCGTCCGGCCTCGGCGGCCAGGCGCATATCCGGGTGACGCGGTTTGCCGGCGACCGCGTCGAGATCGTCCGAGCCGAGTCCCGGGTCGAACCGGCGCTCACCGCCATGGACCGGGAACGCGAGTTCCGGGCGACGGCCGCATGCGGAGTCTGCGGCAAGTCATCCATCGACGAGCTGAACCAGGAGGTGGCGCGGGTCAAGCCGGTCGAGGCGATGCCAGCCCTGATCGACCGGCTCGAAGCACTCCCAAGCCGTCTCCGCGCCGCGCAGTCGCTCTTCGACGCCACCGGCGGCATCCACGCCGCGGGGATCTTCAGCATGGACGGAGAGCTGAGTTGTGTCCGCGAGGACATCGGCCGGCACAACGCGGTCGACAAGGTGATCGGCCACTACGTGCTACGCAACGAGATGCCGCTCGACGACCGCATTCTGGTGGTGAGCGGCCGCGCCGGCTTCGAGCTGGTCCAGAAAGCCCTCGCCGCGAGGATCCCCCTGATGGTTGCGGTCGGCGCCGCCTCCAGCGTGGCCGTGGATATGGCCTCCGCGGCCGGGATGACGCTCTACTCCTTCGCCGGCCGGGGGCGCGGCAACCTGCACCTGCCGCCCGAGGACCAAGACCGCCAGGAGCCTACGCCGTAG